Proteins encoded within one genomic window of Equus caballus isolate H_3958 breed thoroughbred chromosome 20, TB-T2T, whole genome shotgun sequence:
- the H3C7 gene encoding H3 clustered histone 7 — MARTKQTARKSTGGKAPRKQLATKAARKSAPATGGVKKPHRYRPGTVALREIRRYQKSTELLIRKLPFQRLVREIAQDFKTDLRFQSSAVMALQEACEAYLVGLFEDTNLCAIHAKRVTIMPKDIQLARRIRGERA, encoded by the coding sequence ATGGCTCGTACCAAGCAGACAGCTCGCAAATCCACCGGCGGCAAGGCGCCGCGTAAACAGCTGGCCACCAAAGCTGCTCGCAAGAGCGCGCCGGCCACGGGCGGCGTGAAGAAGCCCCACCGCTACCGGCCCGGCACGGTGGCCCTGCGCGAGATCCGCCGCTACCAGAAGTCCACCGAGCTGCTGATCCGCAAGCTGCCCTTCCAGCGCCTGGTGCGCGAGATCGCGCAGGACTTCAAGACCGACCTGCGCTTCCAGAGCTCGGCCGTGATGGCGCTGCAGGAGGCGTGCGAGGCCTACCTGGTGGGGCTGTTTGAGGACACCAACCTGTGCGCCATCCACGCCAAGCGCGTCACCATCATGCCCAAGGACATCCAGCTCGCGCGCCGTATTCGTGGGGAGAGGGCATAA
- the H4C7 gene encoding histone H4 produces the protein MSGRGKGGKGLGKGGAKRHRKVLRDNIQGITKPAIRRLARRGGVKRISGLIYEETRGVLKVFLENVIRDAVTYTEHAKRKTVTAMDVVYALKRQGRTLYGFGG, from the coding sequence ATGTCAGGTCGTGGTAAAGGCGGAAAGGGCCTCGGAAAAGGGGGCGCCAAGCGCCACCGCAAAGTCCTCCGCGACAACATCCAGGGCATCACCAAGCCCGCCATCCGGCGTCTGGCCCGCCGCGGCGGCGTTAAGCGAATTTCTGGTCTCATCTACGAGGAGACCCGCGGGGTGCTCAAGGTTTTCCTGGAGAACGTGATTCGAGACGCGGTCACCTACACCGAGCACGCCAAGCGCAAGACGGTCACCGCCATGGACGTGGTCTACGCGCTCAAGCGCCAGGGGCGCACTCTCTATGGCTTCGGAGGCTAA
- the H2BC9 gene encoding histone H2B type 1-L: protein MPELAKSAPAPKKGSKKAVTKAQKKDGKKRKRSRKESYSVYVYKVLKQVHPDTGISSKAMGIMNSFVNDIFERIAGEASRLAHYNKRSTITSREIQTAVRLLLPGELAKHAVSEGTKAVTKYTSSK, encoded by the coding sequence ATGCCTGAGCTAGCTAAGTCAGCGCCTGCCCCGAAGAAGGGTTCAAAAAAAGCAGTCACCAAGGCACAAAAGAAGGATGGTAAGAAGCGCAAGCGTAGCCGCAAAGAGAGTTACTCCGTGTACGTGTACAAGGTGCTGAAGCAGGTCCACCCCGACACCGGCATCTCGTCCAAGGCCATGGGCATCATGAACTCGTTCGTCAACGACATCTTCGAGCGCATCGCGGGCGAGGCGTCGCGCCTGGCGCATTACAACAAGCGCTCGACCATCACCTCCAGGGAGATCCAGACGGCCGTGCGCCTGCTGCTGCCTGGGGAGCTGGCCAAGCACGCCGTGTCGGAGGGCACCAAGGCCGTCACCAAGTATACCAGCTCCAAGTAA